One Oncorhynchus kisutch isolate 150728-3 linkage group LG13, Okis_V2, whole genome shotgun sequence DNA window includes the following coding sequences:
- the LOC109902104 gene encoding retroviral integration site protein Fli-1 homolog isoform X12 codes for MHMKGEMTSPGSFSQASEESQEPTEPEWAGPGAQNPGKRGEHINGTSRESPVDCSVTKRSRHMSSNDGGQLAYQASYPEPRASPQTATPPNSATEEKRVIVPADPEVWTQDHVRQWLDWAIKEYSLEEVDIMHFHTLEGKALCKMTKEDMMRLTSAYNTDILLGHLNYLRQSSPTFSYPITPTNNTQQQPRLQVKSENSYEEIGRRNSWPSNPMPPPVPKGSPMEHQHSTRVTEPPPRSVQDPYQALGPISSRLANPGSGQIQLWQFLLELLSDSNNSSIITWEGTNGEFKMTDPDEVAKRWGERKSKPNMNYDKLSRALRYYYDKNIMTKVHGKRYAYKFDFQGISQAHQGHGGEGGIVKYQTEVSYAQPYHSHQPKMNFMNTHAAPMPVSPGNFFGPPTTYWNSTTSPMYPGSPMPRHPGTHSHLSSYY; via the exons ACCGGGAAGCTTCAGCCAGGCCTCCGAAGAGAGCCAAGAACCCACCGAGCCGGAGTGGGCCGGCCCAGGAGCACAGAACCctgggaagagaggagagcacaTCAACGGAACCAG TCGTGAGTCCCCTGTGGACTGCAGTGTGACCAAACGCTCCCGACACATGAGCAGCAACGATGGGGGTCAGCTGGCCTACCAGGCCTCATACCCTGAGCCCCGCGCCAGCCCCCAGACCGCCACCCCGCCCAACAGCgccacagaggagaagagagtcaTAGTGCCCGCAG ACCCTGAGGTGTGGACCCAGGACCATGTGCGTCAGTGGCTGGACTGGGCCATCAAGGAGTACAGCCTGGAGGAGGTGGACATCATGCACTTCCACACACTGGAGGGCAAGGCACTCTGCAAGATGACCAAGGAGGATATGATGCGCCTCACATCCGCCTACAACACAGACATCCTGCTCGGCCACCTCAATTACCTCCGGCAGA GCAGCCCTACTTTCTCCTACCCCATAACTCCAACCAACAACACACAGCAACAACCCAGACTACAGGTTAAATCAG AGAACAGTTATGAGGAGATAGGCAGAAGGAACAGCTGGCCATCGAACCCCATGCCACCTCCAGTACCCAAAG GTTCTCCCATGGAGCACCAACACAGCACCAGAGTCACAGAGCCTCCACCGAGAAGTGTGCAAG ACCCATACCAAGCATTAGGTCCCATCAGCAGTCGTCTAGCCAACCCAG GCTCTGGACAGATCCAGCTTTGGCAGTTCCTGCTGGAGCTGCTGTCGGACAGCAACAACTCCAGCATCATCACCTGGGAGGGCACCAATGGCGAGTTCAAGATGACCGACCCGGACGAGGTGGCCAAGCGTTGGGGCGAGCGCAAGAGCAAGCCCAACATGAACTACGACAAGCTGAGCCGCGCCCTGCGCTACTATTACGACAAGAACATCATGACCAAGGTGCACGGCAAGCGCTACGCCTACAAGTTTGACTTCCAGGGCATCTCACAGGCCCACCAGGGCCACGGCGGAGAGGGGGGCATTGTTAAGTATCAGACTGAGGTATCTTATGCCCAGCCCTACCACAGCCACCAGCCAAAAATGAACTTCATGAACACACATGCTGCCCCTATGCCCGTGTCCCCTGGGAACTTTTTCGGGCCGCCTACAACTTACTGGAACTCAACAACCAGCCCAATGTATCCGGGGTCTCCCATGCCAAGGCACCCGGGGACTCACTCCCACCTGAGCTCATACTATTGA